The proteins below come from a single Lepeophtheirus salmonis chromosome 4, UVic_Lsal_1.4, whole genome shotgun sequence genomic window:
- the Helz gene encoding probable helicase with zinc finger domain — MMETWTKSEEEGEEEEEDGEDEDEEEEEEEEKGDEEALGGAGVKDLEEDEYENEEEEDDDPRSVLSEETTAYTKGHTSRQQHVNNDDSLSNGHADKSLEDNSEEPQHDKTKNSNNTHNSTISTNNVHRREARKERRLKEKRDKRQKNNKEWKCSYCSLSFLCRNEFLNHCSSQKHQQAITSDEGKHWNFRTPPRGFGSETYQMCQNMTVEGVCRHGDQCVDAHSKEELLEWKDRFDFRQKKAFKANKILGKTFVDTVIEKLNNSSNPNALLRSSIDGTTCQVDTDLNISISNKVKNVEWVFYIHSSKIVRHVALLSDENRIHFSIASVKHQGVSDTKEVLKTYNTDSSQEWIHPETNFFSSCREMEYKIKIGFSADFFGTFNQTVVFNFGGSSDILLLKRDLRVDVTPEEKETDEPSNEDDDESKFNDVLIRQPDRWDESNSTIIDFDPPINVLSIEAKTLYMKYPPPQPSKFKLSQNVKDTRLTKNNYRGRMHELLFIEEMAQYEQVSQFNVVAKLKLFSRYFLTPLSTTSSTAKYSRPGELFGKMALGSNLNEDTSAGRLILTNCSTLLLSQSGFSAESGNKRDAFVSVIEDSGKNTLYLRLSSEIVKRYELKEDDTFEVEIQFQLNRLPICEMHLAVDRLPDLELVYPNLDTEVVIPWSTGKQWSDEFDGSLNPKQREAVLAITSPIDVILPPILIIGPYGTGKTFTLGQSLKMLLKDRSNRILVCTHSNSAADLYIREYLHPYVTEMKAARDNVEETETSPIKVLRVYYENRWVKTVHDTVLKYCLVTTTEHSRNFRNPTFEEVVDCHIVVATLSTSKSLTGLGLTKGHFTHVLIDEAAQAMECEAIMALALASTQTRVVLAGDHMQLSPEVFSKLALEKKFNKSLLERLYDFYPKSNFPCKILLIENYRSHRAIIEYTSELFYEQKLLASGKQTRHDLWYPLTLFTARGEDVQDLNSTSFYNNAEVYEVVERVTQLQLTWPKSWGRRDETSIGIVTPYYDQVQRIRSELRKRNLFGVSVERVLNVQGKQFRAIFLSTVRTRKTCVMSQEDPEVDFGFLSNAKLLNTAITRAQSLVAVVGDPVALCSIGKCRKMWEKFMEICNKGGSFFGLTYQALRAMLDNVEFKKTYVLNPYAPIFVPRYAKQHQQLRVNNNNQRQNYQNLCRVNSIQGLFNPYVPPIPPPPPPPWMKYGPPPPNIPPPMMNHGWPPLNHSGINDKSSSRNNTRSNGTLPPRHSSQFQGKFNRYESPPPLIGRNAQQQNGRQHTNNNPLTSSSSSSSTSNSTIQNNDYLFLNDGVHFPGKQPPGANVSPFRNPPPTSSSNQSQSNDDILQFALQLLPEDIKLATFLKSNQMQVAWYNHLQVSRSTKEATFFKNFIIHLQSNPEIVLYLNKQLMNRKLMLNLNSDPQQPGSRGGGSIPFHPPPPAHPPHFSHHQPQVASAILAQDLEAQFLQQDSIRANNPSGNNHFLGSQVDSNNYLLPSAKSTDHFFSLSNRTEPSSTTGLINEPTILRNEEFDPQSLILSEILSSNNEKDLIFDSTKQLDPGPKVPLYMRRPGISNEVVPHLQPPTTSDISTSFESSFSNINLDRTWGGVDYALASKHNTQPSSLIPSFDSSSLFFNESSVDKPLTYANALLRNSTQENKSSEEERNSTDPLARIRSFGMSNVREDSYDLRVRENSFIGSNNGGRIGDFRLFDNKF, encoded by the exons ATGATGGAAACTTGGACTAAAAGCGAAGAAGAAGGcgaagaggaggaggaggacGGAGAGGACGAGGATgaggaagaagaggaggaagaagaaaaaggggaTGAAGAGGCTCTGGGAGGCGCCGGAGTAAAGGATCTTGAGGAGGATGAATATGAAAACGAAGAAGAAGAGGATGATGATCCCAGGAGCGTCCTAAGCGAAGAGACTACAGCATACACAAAAGGCCACACTTCAAGGCAGCAGCATGTCAACAACGACGACTCTTTA AGTAATGGACACGCGGATAAATCTCTGGAGGACAATTCCGAAGAGCCTCAACacgataaaacaaaaaactcaaataataCACATAATAGTACTATCAGCACCAACAATGTCCATCGCCGAGAGGCTCGTAAAGAGCGACGCCTCAAAGAGAAAAGagataaaagacaaaaaaataataaagaatggaAGTGCTCCTACTGCTCACTGTCCTTTTTGTGTCGAAATGAGTTTCTTAATCATTGTTCAAGTCAGAAACATCAGCAAGCCATTACTTCAGATGAAG GGAAGCATTGGAATTTTAGAACACCTCCAAGAGGATTTGGATCTGAAACCTACCAAATGTGTCAAAATATGACCGTAGAAG GAGTTTGTCGTCATGGAGATCAATGTGTTGACGCTCATAGTAAGGAAGAACTATTAGAATGGAAGGATAGATTTGACTTTCGTcaaaaaaaagctttcaaaGCTAATAAAATCCTAGGAAAAACATTTGTCGACActgttattgaaaaattaaataacagcTCTAATCCGAATGCCCTTCTACGAAGTTCCATTGATGGCACAACGTGTCAGGTTGATACAGATTTGAATATTAGTATATCTAATAAGGTGAAAAATGTGGAGTgggttttttatattcattcatcCAAAATAGTGCGTCATGTTGCCCTACTTAGTGACGAAAATCGGATTCATTTCAGTATTGCTAGTGTGAAACACCAAGGGGTCAGTGACACAAAAGAAGTTCTAAAGACCTACAATACAGACTCTTCTCAAGAATGGATCCACCCAGAAACTAACTTCTTTAGCTCATGCAGGGaaatggaatataaaattaaaattggattCTCCGCGGATTTCTTTGGAACTTTTAACCAAACTGTAGTGTTTAATTTCGGGGGCTCTAGTGACATACTACTTCTTAAAAGGGACCTTCGAGTTGATGTAACTCCCGAAGAGAAAGAAACAGATGAACCGAGTAATGAGGACGATGATGAATCCAAATTTAATGATGTATTGATCCGGCAACCTGATCGTTGGGATGAAAGTAATTCTACCATAATTGATTTTGATCCTCCTATCAATGTACTTTCAATTGAGGCTAAGACCCTATATATGAAATATCCACCTCCTCAACCCTCTAAATTCAAGCTATCACAAAATGTTAAAGATACTCGCTTAacgaaaaataattacagaGGTCGAATGCACGAGTTACTCTTTATTGAAGAAATGGCGCAATATGAACAAGTTAGTCAGTTCAATGTTGTTGCCAAGTTAAAGCTTTTTTCTCGCTACTTTTTGACACCGTTAAGTACTACATCAAGCACTGCCAAATATTCTCGTCCTGGAGAACTTTTTGGCAAAATGGCTCTAGGCTCTAATTTAAATGAAGATACCTCAGCTGGTAGATTAATTCTAACTAATTGCTCGACACTCTTGTTATCACAATCAGGATTCTCTGCTGAAAGTGGGAATAAACGCGATGCATTCGTTTCTGTTATTGAGGATTCTGGTAAAAATACTCTATATTTGCGTCTCTCCTCTGAAATCGTTAAACGTTATGAGTTGAAAGAAGATGACACGTTTGAAGTAGAAATCCAGTTTCAATTGAATCGACTTCCCATTTGTGAAATGCATCTTGCAGTGGATAGACTACCCGATCTAGAGCTTGTGTATCCTAATTTAGATACTGAAGTAGTTATACCATGGAGTACTGGAAAACAATGGTCAGACGAATTTGATGGCAGTTTAAACCCTAAACAAAGAGAAGCTGTACTTGCTATTACTTCCCCTATTGATGTGATTCTTCCACCCATTTTGATCATAGGTCCATATGGAACTGGCAAGACCTTCACTCTTGGTCAATCTCTTAAGATGTTGTTAAAAGATCGTTCTAATCGGATCCTTGTTTGTACACATTCAAATTCTGCTGCAGATCTTTATATTAGAGAATATCTTCATCCTTACGTTACTGAGATGAAAGCTGCCAGGGACAATGTTGAAGAAACTGAAACTTCTCCTATTAAAGTTTTAAGGGTTTACTACGAAAATCGATGGGTTAAAACTGTACACGATACAGTTCTTAAATATTGTTTAGTGACAACTACTGAGCATTCAAGAAATTTCCGTAATCCAACTTTTGAAGAGGTTGTTGATTGTCACATTGTGGTAGCTACGCTTAGTACATCGAAAAGTTTGACTGGTCTAGGCCTAACTAAAGGCCATTTTACTCATGTATTAATTGATGAAGCTGCTCAAGCAATGGAATGCGAAGCCATTATGGCTCTTGCTCTTGCTTCTACCCAAACTCGTGTTGTTTTAGCTGGCGATCATATGCAGTTGAGCCCTGAAGTGTTTTCTAAATTAGCTTTAGAAAAGAAGTTTAATAAATCTCTGTTGGAACGTTTATATGATTTCTATCCCAAATCTAACTTTCCTTGCAAGATTCTTCTCATTGAAAATTATAGGAGCCATCGTGCCATTATTGAATATACTTCTGAATTATTCTATGAACAAAAGCTGCTAGCTTCTGGAAAACAAACTCGACATGATCTATGGTACCCTCTTACTCTTTTTACAGCTCGAGGTGAAGACGTTCAGGACCTTAACTcaacttcattttataataatgcagAAGTCTACGAAGTAGTTGAGCGCGTTACTCAGTTACAATTAACTTGGCCTAAGTCTTGGGGCCGTAGAGATGAAACATCAATTGGTATTGTTACTCCTTACTATGATCAGGTTCAAAGAATTCGCTCAGAACTTCggaaaagaaatttatttggtGTCTCTGTGGAGCGTGTACTAAATGTTCAAGGGAAGCAATTCAGGGCCATATTTCTAAGTACTGTACGTACCCGAAAAACGTGTGTAATGAGTCAAGAAGATCCAGAGGTAGATTTTGGATTTCTTTCGAATGCTAAACTTCTTAATACAGCTATAACTCGAGCTCAAAGTTTGGTTGCTGTGGTAGGGGATCCTGTAGCCCTCTGTTCGATTGGTAAATGTAGAAAAATGTGggaaaaatttatggaaatatgTAATAAAGGCGGCTCATTTTTCGGACTCACATATCAGGCACTTCGTGCCATGTTGGATAATGTTGAGTTTAAGAAGACTTATGTATTAAATCCATATGCGCCAATCTTTGTCCCCAGATATGCTAAACAACATCAACAGCTACGTGTTAATAATAACAACCAGAGACAGAATTATCAAAACTTATGCCGCGTGAATTCTATTCAAGGATTATTCAATCCATATGTTCCTCCAATTCCACCTCCACCCCCTCCTCCATGGATGAAATATGGGCCTCCACCACCTAACATTCCTCCTCCTATGATGAACCATGGTTGGCCTCCTTTGAACCACTCTGGCATAAATGATAAGTCATCATCTAGAAACAACACGCGTTCCAACGGAACTCTTCCTCCAAGGCATAGTTCTCAATTCCAAGGAAAGTTTAATCGCTACGAATCGCCGCCTCCTCTAATTGGAAGAAATGCTCAACAGCAAAATGGTAGACAGCATACAAACAATAACCCCCTAACTTCTTCTTCCTCGTCTTCTTCAACCTCAAATTcaactattcaaaataatgactatttatttttgaatgatggAGTTCATTTCCCCGGAAAACAGCCTCCTGGAGCTAATGTATCTCCCTTCAGAAATCCTCCTCCTACTTCCTCATCGAATCAGAGCCAGTCAAATGATGATATCCTCCAATTTGCCCTTCAGCTTTTGCCTGAAGACATTAAGTTAGCAACATTTCTTAAATCGAATCAAATGCAAGTAGCATGGTATAATCATCTCCAAGTTAGTAGAAGCACGAAGGAAGCTACTTTTTTCAAGAACTTTATTATTCATCTTCAATCTAATCCTGAGATAGTCTTATATCTTAACAAACAATTAATGAACCGGAAACTAATGCTTAACCTTAATTCTGATCCTCAACAACCTGGTTCTAGAGGAGGAGGGAGTATTCCATTTCATCCTCCTCCCCCAGCTCATCCTCCTCATTTCTCTCATCATCAACCTCAAGTAGCATCTGCTATTTTAGCTCAAGATTTAGAAGCTCAGTTTCTTCAGCAAGATTCTATCAGAGCCAATAATCCAAGTGGAAACAACCATTTTCTCGGCAGCCAAGTTGAttcaaataattacttattacccTCTGCGAAATCTACTGATCACTTTTTCTCTTTATCAAATAGAACAGAGCCGTCATCGACTACTGGTTTGATAAATGAGCCTACAATATTAAGAAATGAGGAATTTGATCCTCAGAGCTTGATTCTGTCCGAGATTTTAAGTTCAAACaatgaaaaagatttaatttttgatagtaCTAAGCAGTTGGACCCAGGGCCTAAGGTTCCTCTTTATATGAGACGTCCAGGAATAAGTAACGAAGTAGTTCCCCATCTTCAGCCACCTACTACGAGTGATATTTCAACCTCATTTGAAAGTTCCTTCTCTAATATAAATCTTGATCGAACCTGGGGAGGGGTAGATTATGCTCTTGCGTCCAAACACAACACTCAGCCATCTTCATTAATACCAAGTTTTGATTCTAGCTCGCTATTTTTTAATGAGTCGTCAGTTGATAAACCACTTACCTACGCTAATGCCCTGTTACGAAACTCGACACAAGAAAACAAAAGCTCTGAGGAGGAAAGGAATTCTACGGATCCTTTGGCTCGTATACGAAGTTTTGGTATGAGTAATGTGAGAGAGGATTCATATGATTTAAGAGTGAGGGAGAACAGTTTTATTGGAAGTAATAATGGAGGAAGAATAGGGGATTTTCGCCTCtttgacaataaattttaa
- the LOC121116887 gene encoding LOW QUALITY PROTEIN: potassium channel subfamily K member 15-like (The sequence of the model RefSeq protein was modified relative to this genomic sequence to represent the inferred CDS: inserted 1 base in 1 codon), whose protein sequence is MTNTKKKFEVYVKKVKSIWKVISSALFSHIGLFILCMLYAVLGAWIFMKIELPEEEKLHELKINKSKNVDSAISYLKRIWWEYANNIDAYNYSRKGYEEAVRADLNTLKHFVVEYNSDYGFDGTDDWDYSWTFANSLLFTITIMSTIGYGHISPKTFTGRFFCIFYSLIGIGLLLVFMANIGDLMANAFKYLYSRCCCRWCRVRRKQSENSSDQGKKXNVRFEKVGEEDYMPTNEVNVPIMVNLMLIGSFLIIGALIFSSWEDWSLSSSLYFCFVTLTTIGFGDMVPTKSFLHYKEGVYEAFKMIFTVLYCVFGMTLLSMCVNLMQEQVMDKINWAVNKIGMNDDDAGESNNEIVKITRPEFENRTPKSLTGNEQDFNARRKKSNN, encoded by the exons ATGacaaacacaaaaaagaaatttgaagtATATGTAAAGAAAGTGAAGTCCATATGGAAAGTGATCTCCTCTGCTTTATTTTCCCACATTGGCCTATTTATTCTATGCATGTTATATGCTGTATTAG GTGCAtggatatttatgaaaattgagcTGCCAGAAGAGGAAAAGCTCCATGAATTGAAGATAAACAAGAGTAAAAATGTGGATTCAGCTATATCCTATTTAAAAAGGATTTGGTGGGAATACGCCAATAATATTGATGCGTACAATTATTCCAGAAAAGGCTATGAAGAAGCT GTGCGTGCAGATCTTAATACTCTCAAGCACTTTGTTGTAGAATACAACTCAGATTATGGATTTGATGGTACAGACGACTGGGACTATTCATGGACTTTTGCTAATTCTCTTTTATTCACAATTACAATCATGAGTACAATTGGATATGGGCACATATCCCCTAAAACTTTCACAGGgagatttttttgcattttttattcgCTCATTGGTATTGGGTTACTCTTGGTTTTTATGGCCAATATTGGTGATCTTATGGCTAAtgcctttaaatatttgtatag TCGATGCTGTTGCCGTTGGTGTCGAGTTCGTAGAAAACAATCAGAGAATTCATCTGAtcaagggaaaa ttaatgtcCGCTTTGAGAAGGTTGGTGAAGAGGACTACATGCCCACAAATGAAGTCAATGTTCCTATTATGGTCAATCTTATGCTTATTGGATCCTTTCTTATCATAGGAGctctcattttttcatcatgGGAGGATTGGAGCTTAAGTTCAtccctttatttttgttttgtaactctCACCACCATTGGATTTGGTGACATGGTTCCTACAAAGTCGTTTTTACATTACAAGGAAGGGGTTTATGAagcatttaaaatgatatttaccgttctttattgtgtttttg GAATGACTCTTCTTTCAATGTGTGTAAACTTGATGCAAGAACAAGTTATGGATAAGATTAACTGGGCGGTTAATAAAATTGGAATGAATGATGATGATGCTGGAGAAAGCAATAATGAGATTGTCAAGATCACTcgtcctgaatttgaaaatagaaCTCCAAAATCATTGACTGGCAATGAACAAGATTTTAATGCAAGGAGAAAGAAATCAAATAACTGA